From a single Lolium rigidum isolate FL_2022 chromosome 7, APGP_CSIRO_Lrig_0.1, whole genome shotgun sequence genomic region:
- the LOC124678167 gene encoding large ribosomal RNA subunit accumulation protein YCED homolog 2, chloroplastic-like isoform X1, producing the protein MERACSPALRLLPNPITKQLPSSWSHGRCRSLAVHARLPTEDDYAAESPKRVQVTQVNTGILLPELECRAAHHTPSAAFMLSTQSLRRSRRRGTGTRQSLVSVGTSRGGGDEWSSEFDLTLRQLRLDDLIEDGQSDADVVVHLLVQQHSQFGMSIKGRVVTSFGKICDSCSTPYLTKIDDHFDITVLSSSRKDHSGMPEIGDNDPSVISVKPGTEIDIDSSIQETIRLAASAKSSCSEACEKSTVVWKSGGNQKRRYSQSWSKLLDLKRTLDKAPS; encoded by the exons ATGGAGAGAGCCTGCAGCCCCGCGCTGAGGCTGCTGCCCAATCCGATCACGAAGCAGCTTCCGAGCAGCTGGAGCCACGGCAGATGCAGAAGCTTGGCCGTTCACGCGCGGCTTCCAACCGAAGATGATTACGCTGCCGAGTCACCGAAGAGAGTTCAAGTTACACAGGTGAATACTGGCATACTACTTCCGGAACTAGAATGCAGAGCTGCTCATCACACACCATCTGCTGCTTTCATGCTTTCTACCCAGAGCCTCAGGAGGAGCCGCCGGAGGGGAACCGGCACGCGGCAGAGCCTGGTCTCCGTCGGGACGTCTCGCGGCGGAGGAGATGAGTGGAGCAGTGAGTTCGACCTGACGCTCCGGCAGCTGCGGCTGGACGACCTGATCGAAGACGGGCAGAGCGACGCCGACGTCGTAGTGCACCTTCTGGTCCAGCAG cacagccagTTCGGGATGTCAATTAAAGGGCGGGTCGTCACTTCGTTCGGCAAGATATGCGATTCCTGCTCCACCCCCTACCTCACAAAG ATTGATGATCACTTTGATATCACGGTGCTGTCCTCCTCCAGGAAAGATCACAGTGGGATGCCTGAAATCGGAGACAATGATCCATCA GTCATCTCCGTGAAGCCAGGAACCGAGATTGACATCGACTCATCAATCCAAGAGACGATACGATTAGCAGCGTCAGCCAAG AGTTCGTGCTCAGAGGCGTGTGAAAAATCTACTGTCGTATGGAAAT CTGGTGGCAACCAGAAGAGAAGATACAGCCAAAGTTGGTCAAAACTTCTGGATCTGAAGAGAACTCTGGATAAAGCACCTAGCTGA
- the LOC124678167 gene encoding large ribosomal RNA subunit accumulation protein YCED homolog 2, chloroplastic-like isoform X2, translating into MERACSPALRLLPNPITKQLPSSWSHGRCRSLAVHARLPTEDDYAAESPKRVQVTQSLRRSRRRGTGTRQSLVSVGTSRGGGDEWSSEFDLTLRQLRLDDLIEDGQSDADVVVHLLVQQHSQFGMSIKGRVVTSFGKICDSCSTPYLTKIDDHFDITVLSSSRKDHSGMPEIGDNDPSVISVKPGTEIDIDSSIQETIRLAASAKSSCSEACEKSTVVWKSGGNQKRRYSQSWSKLLDLKRTLDKAPS; encoded by the exons ATGGAGAGAGCCTGCAGCCCCGCGCTGAGGCTGCTGCCCAATCCGATCACGAAGCAGCTTCCGAGCAGCTGGAGCCACGGCAGATGCAGAAGCTTGGCCGTTCACGCGCGGCTTCCAACCGAAGATGATTACGCTGCCGAGTCACCGAAGAGAGTTCAAGTTACACAG AGCCTCAGGAGGAGCCGCCGGAGGGGAACCGGCACGCGGCAGAGCCTGGTCTCCGTCGGGACGTCTCGCGGCGGAGGAGATGAGTGGAGCAGTGAGTTCGACCTGACGCTCCGGCAGCTGCGGCTGGACGACCTGATCGAAGACGGGCAGAGCGACGCCGACGTCGTAGTGCACCTTCTGGTCCAGCAG cacagccagTTCGGGATGTCAATTAAAGGGCGGGTCGTCACTTCGTTCGGCAAGATATGCGATTCCTGCTCCACCCCCTACCTCACAAAG ATTGATGATCACTTTGATATCACGGTGCTGTCCTCCTCCAGGAAAGATCACAGTGGGATGCCTGAAATCGGAGACAATGATCCATCA GTCATCTCCGTGAAGCCAGGAACCGAGATTGACATCGACTCATCAATCCAAGAGACGATACGATTAGCAGCGTCAGCCAAG AGTTCGTGCTCAGAGGCGTGTGAAAAATCTACTGTCGTATGGAAAT CTGGTGGCAACCAGAAGAGAAGATACAGCCAAAGTTGGTCAAAACTTCTGGATCTGAAGAGAACTCTGGATAAAGCACCTAGCTGA